The segment CTAACATCAGTTTTCTCCGGATTCGGCGGGGATCAGGAAAGCAGCAAACTGTGGCGACATCCAGCTGACAAACTTATCGCCCTGTTTGCTGATCAGATAGACCGCCAGATGCTGTTGGGTCGCCAGCGCTTTGGCTTTCTCGGTGCCAAGCACCATCAGCCCGGTGTCCCAGCCGTCGGCTTCCAGCGCCGTAGTGGCGATCACCGTGGCCGACACCAGTTTATGCTCAATCGGTCGTCCGGTAACGGGATCGATGACATGAGAAATGCGGTGGCCGTCCAGTTCATAATAGTTGCGATAGCTGCCGGAAGTGCTGATCCCATGTCCCTGCAGATCCACACGCGCCTGAACCGCGTTTTCCTGGTCAGTGGGTTTCTGAATCGCCACCCGCCACGGCTGCTGCTGCGCATTGAGGCCGCGGCTCAGCACGGCGCCCCCCACCGACACCAGATAGTTATTTATCCCCAGCTGCTCCATCAGTCGCGCCAGGTGATCGGTGGCAAACCCTTCACCCACCGTGGAGAGATCGACATAGAGGCCCGGCAGATCTTTCTGCAGCCACTGTCCGTTCGCGCCCTGCAGCACCCGCAGATGCTGTAATCCGGTCTCTGCCCGGGCGGCCGCGATCTGTGCCGCATCGGGGGTATGCAGAGGCTGTTTCGTCGGGCCAAAGCCCCATAAATTGACCAGCGGGCCGACCGTGATATCCATCGCGCCACCGGTTTTGCGGCCGATCCGCAGGGAGGTGGTGACGATATCGGCCATGTTTTCACTGACTGGCTGGGGTGAGAGATCGCGGCTCTGGTTAAAGCGCGACAGCACGGAGTCCGGCTTCCAGGTGGAAAGCTCGGCATCGTCGGCGTCCAGCCGCTGCTGGATACGCTGCTGCAGCTCCGCTTTGCGTTCGCTGTCCACGCCAGCCAGACTTACCCGCCAGACGGTGCCCATGGTTTTACCTTCCAGCACCAGCGCGGAGGTCGCCGCAGGTTTATCGCAACCGGTCAGCATCAGCGCCAGCAGCGGCACAAACAGCAGATTAATCTTATAACGCATCATTCCTCGCATGTAACACTTTATTAATAGCCACTACAAAGCATAAACTTCGGGTAAATTAGCTTAAAGAGCGTTGAATCTTCCTTCGAACCACGAGAACATTCACCCGTCATCTATCCTGAGCCCGCCTGTCGACAGGCGATCCCTCTGAATCACATAAAGGAGCAGCAGATGATCTATATGATTCTCGCCATCGCCCTCGGCCTGTTTGTTTTTGGCAGTTATAAAGCCATCGAACAGCGCCGTCATCGCCACATGGCCCCGTCACGTCCGCGCCATTAACAGGCTTTACTGCACCAGTTTGGGGCAACGCAGCCGTGACCAGCGCGGCAAGTGTACCAAAACGGGCGAAACGTCTGTGGCTGTGAGAGCGGTAGAGCTGGCATGAATTCTGCACTGTTGAAACAGTGTTTATCCCTGAGAGGTGCAGAATGAAAAATTCACAGAAGTGGCAGTCGGTCTGGCAGCACTGGCTGAGCTTTTCAGCCTTCACCCTGGCAGGCGTGGCGTTTGAAGGCGCACGTTTCGGCTGCGTCGTGCCGTCGGCGACCGTGGCGGCAAAAGCCACGACATGGCGAAAGGCAGATGCCCCCCGCCAGCAGGATCAGGCGGGCGCGCAGCCGTAACCGCGCGCCCTGACAACTCAGAACTGGTAAACCAGGCCCAGCGCCACTACGTCGTCGGTATTGATACCGGCGGCGTCGGTGAACGCGTTGTCGTCCAGCAGGTTGATCTGGTAGTCCACGTAGGTAGACATGTTTTTGTTGAAGTAGTAGGTCGCGCCAACGTCGATATATTTTTTCAGATTCTGTTTGCCCCAGTTCTGAACGTCGGTGCCACGCTGAGTGACATAGGCCAGAGACGGACGCAGGCCGAAGTCGAACTGATACTGTGCCACCACTTCCCAGTTATCCGCTTTATCCGCGTAACCAAAGGCTGAGGAGTTGCTGCTGTCGCCGAAGCGGGTTGCGTTGAGTGAGCGTGAGTACATCGCCGCCAGGTAGACGTTGTTCGCATCATATTTCAGACCGCCAGTGTAGACCTGGGCTTTGTCGCCACGGCCCAGGATGCCGGAGGTGGCGCTGTTCTGGTCGTTGGTACGGTCGGACTGGAAGGTCGCCGCACCAATGCCAAAGCCTGAACCCAGATCATAAGTGGTGCTCAGGCCCCAGCCGTCGCCATTCTGCCCCAGCACGTCACGACCGTTCGGTGACTCGCTGCTGTTGCCATTTTTGCCCTGATACTGCACGGCAAAGTTCCAGCCATCCACCAGGCCGAAGAAGTTGTTGTTGCGGTAGGTCGCCATGCCGTTACCGCGCTGATACATGAAGTTATCCGCGCCATAGGTGTCGCCGCCGAACTCAGGCAGCACGTCGGTCCATGCGCCGATATCATAGGCTACGCCGTAGTTACGACCGTAGTCGAACGAGCCTGCATCACCAAATTTCACCCCGGCAAAGCCGACACGGGTGAAGCTGTTGGCGGTGCCTTCATCTTCAGAGTTGTTCAGAGCCGCCTGGTATTCCCACTGGCCATAGCCGGTCAGCTGATCGCTGACTTCGGTTTCGCCTTTAAAGCCAAAGCGCACGTAGGACTGGTCGCCATCGGCGCTGCTATTGTCAGAGAAGTAGTGCAGGCCATCTACCTTCCCGAACAGGTCCAGTTTATTGCCATCTTTATTATAAATTTCAGCTGCGTTTGCTGATCCTGCTGCCACCAGCAATACAGGGATCATCAGGGAGAGAACGCGACGTTTCATTTTATTACCCTCTGTTATGTGCCTTTTATTATTTGCCACTGCGAGCTGAACGCTTAAAAATTCAGCCGGCAGGCCATTGTTGTTTTATAGCGGGTAATAATCCACCAGGAAAATGCTACGAAATTTCCAAAACTGTTTCATAATGCGAAACAGTTATTTCAGGATGTAATTTTCGGGGAACTTATCATCAGCACAGATCGATAAAAAATGGCGCACGAATCGTTAATCCGGATCCGCAATTATGATTATCAAGGGGTTACACCAGACCATTCCGAAGCACTGAATGATAAAACTTATGTCTCATCCGGGAATAGAATAGCCCCCGCTATCATCATTTATTCCATTATTACCTTCATTCTCCCCGAATGAGATGTACAACTTAATATTTCCCGCCGGACTATTCGTCCGGCTTTTTTTTGCCTGCTCTCCGCCGTTTCGCTATATCTCTGTCAACTTTCTTCACAGGATTAAAATAACCCCACCTTCTTTCCGCACAGATTGATAAATTCCGGCGCTGTCGGGTCGCGTGGTGGTGAAATATCCGCCATGTTAATTTCCCTGCGTAATTAAGCAGGCGGCGATTTCGGGTGCGCCGGATGATCAGCGCTCACGCAGCGATTCTTTGACTTTATTCAGTGGCTTAATCAGATAATCCATGACGGATTTCTGTCCGGTTTTAATCTCCACGTTGGCCACCATGCCGGGCACAATCGGGAATTTTCGGCCTGCACGGTTGGTCAGCTCCGCTTTCTGCGTGCGGACGTAGACGCGATAGTAGTACTGGTCACGTTTCACCTCATCCTGCAGGGTATCTGGCGAGACCGTTTCCACCTCGCCGGGCAGGTCGCCATAGATAGAAGAGTCATAGGCGGTCACTTTGACAATCGCCGCCAGGCCCGGCCGGATAAAGGCGATATCGCGCGGGTTGATGCGCGTCTCGATCAGCAGCTGATCCTCCAGCGGCACGATCTCCATGAGTTTGCCGCCCGGTTCCAGAACGCCCCCCACCGTCGTCACCTGAATATCTTTTACGATACCGCGAACGGGCGAGTAGAGCGTGGCGCGTGTCAGCTGATCCTCTTTACCGGCGGCAACCTGCAACTGCGCATCCAGCTCCGCATTGTTTTTTACCTGCTCTTCATGGGCGCGCACCAGATAGTCGTTGCGCGCCTCATCGATTTTGCCGCGCAGATCGCTGACCTGACGACGCAGACGGATCACCTCTACCTGCCCTGCCGCGCCCTTAGCCACCAGCGGTTCTGTAAGCCGCAGCTCATCCTGGACCAGCCGCAGCGACTGCTGCAGGTTGCTGATGGTTTCCGTAAGGTTGCGACGCCGTGACTCATAGAGCTGGCGTTCACGCTGCACCAGCTGCGGCTCCTTCAGCGTTTCGGCGCTGAAGGTCAGCGGCGTGCCCGCCAGTTCCGCCTCCAGTCGCTCCGAGGAGGCGCGCAGCGTGCGCACTTTAGCCTGCGCCTCACCGAAGTTTGACTGAAAGCGGGTCGGGTCAAGCGTTGCCAGCACCTGCCCTTTCTCAACAATGTCACCTTCGTGCACGTTGAGCTGTTTGACGATGCCGCCATCCAGGCTGTCGATCACCTGTGCGCGACTGGAGGGCGTAACTTTGCCACTGCCGACCGTGACCTCATCGAGTATCGCGAAGTGTGCCCAGATCAGGAAAACCGCCAGCGCGGCGGTGCAGAGCCAGATAATCGCCGAGGTGCGGCGTTCATGACGGGCAAGATCTTTATCCACGATAACCAGACTCATACGCCCTCTCCTTTATTCGTTGATGGCGAGGTCGCCGGCACCGTCGCGCGGCGCAGGATCTCGTCGCGCGGGCCATCGGCCACGATCCGGCCGTTATCCATCACCACAATACGATCGACCATCTTCAGCAGCGCCGGACGGTGCGTGACCAGCAGCAGGGTCCGGCCGCTGATCCAGCCCTGCAGCTGACGGATCACATGCTCCTCAAGCTGCTCATCCATCGCCGCAGTGGGCTCATCAAGCAGCACCACCTGCGGCTGACGCAGGATCATCCTGCTCAGCATCACCATCTGCCGCTGACCGCCCGAGAGGCCGCGCCCGCCTTCATTGATAATCCGATCCAGGCTGGCCGCATCCTGCTGGATCAGCGACAGCGCGCCGCTGATGCGCAGCGCCTGCAGCATCTCCTGCTCGCTGGCATGAGGATTGCCGAGCATCAGATTCTGCCGCAGCGTGCCAAAGAAGAGGCGGGAGTCGTGCGAGAGCCAGCCAAGCTGACGGCGTAAATCGATGGGGTCGATACGCTCAATGTCCACGCCATCGACAATCACTTTGCCCTGGGTCGCCAGCGCCTGACCGGCCAGAATTTTCAGCAGCGTCGATTTGCCCGCCCCGACCTTGCCCAGAATGGCGATCTTCTCGCCGGGCTTAATCTGCAGCTGCTGCACATTCAGCACATTCTTTTCGTTCTCCTCGTCATAGCTGTAATGCACATTGCGCAGATCGTACTGGCCGGTGAGCGTCGGACAGTGGGCCAGGGTCGCCGTGTCCGGCTGATCGAGCGGCTTTTTCAGCAGCTCATCGAGCCCTTTCATCGCCATTTTGGCGTGCTGCCAGCGCGAGAAGACCATGGTGAGCTGCATCAGCGGCGCGATGGTGCGCGAGGAGAGCAGGCTACAGGCGACCAGCGTCCCGGTGGTAATCTGCGAGTCGAGCACCAGATAGACACCAAACACCAGCATTCCTGCGTAGGTCAGCTGCTGTACGGTTGAGGCCCAGCCGGTGAGACGCGCGCCCCAGAGCCGCTGCTGATTACTGATTGAGGCACTGACTTCGTGCGTCTGCTCCCACTGACGCTGGAAGTAGGGTTCGGCCTGCAGCGCCTTGATATCCTCAATGCCTTCGATGGTTTCCACCAGCACCGCATTGCGCAGTGCCCCTTCCCGCAACCCCTCTTTCGCCAGCCGCGCCATCGGGATCTGCACCAGCAGGCCGGGAATGACGATCAGTGGGATCGCCGCCAGCGGGATCAACACCAGCCAGCCGCCCACAAACGACATGATAAACAGGAACAGGATCACAAACGGCAGGTCGGCCGCCGCCCCGACCGTAGTCGAGGTCAGCAGCTCTCGCACCTGGTCAATCTCACGCAGCTGCGAGATAAAGGAGCCAGTCGATTTCGGTCGCGCCTCATTGCGGATGCTCATCGCCCGGGCAAACAGCATAGACGAGACTTTCAGGTCGATGCGTTTCCCCATCAGGTCGGAGACCTGGGTTCGCATCAGCCGGATAAGATATTCAATGGCCGCCGCGATCAGCACACCGACAAACAGTACCCACAGCGTGGATTCCGACTGGGCCGGGATCACCCGGTCATAGACCTGCATCGAAAAGAGGATCCCGGCCAGCGCCAGCACGTTGCTGACCACCGAAGCCAGCGAGATCTCGGTGATGCGCCGTCCCATGCCGCGAAAATTTTTCCAGAACCAGTGCGGTTCATAGGGCTGAATGAACTCGTCGATGCGCGCATCCCGGCCACGCGCGGCCACGCCCACGACACCGACATCACCTCTGGCGCGTGCCAGCAGTTCTGACAGGGGGCTCTCACGCACCACATCGCCGCCTTCACTGAGCCAGTAACGCGCACTCTCATCGGCATCAATTTCCTCCAGCACCGCCACGCTGGCATTCTCCAGCACCAGCACCACCGGCGTGATCTCCTGGCGCCAGCGCAGCGAATCCTGTGGCACCATGGTCAGATGCAGCCCCAGTAGCCCGGAGAGCCGTTCGAGCTGCTGTGCCACTGGCAGATGTTCGAACCAGCGCATCTGCTGACGCAGGGTTTTACCCTCGGCAGGCTTGCCGAATCGCGCGGCCACACGCAGCATGGCGGCGATCCAGTTGTCCGTATTCATACTCATGATTAATGCCTTATCCCTATTGCAGCGAAGGAAGGAGATCGCCGCTGCTTTGCTGGCGATCGATGCCCATGATGTCGAGCAGATTGTCTACGGCGGCGGCATAACGCACGGTCGCATCCCAGCCATCGTAGAGCGCGGTAATGCGTGAGCTGTCAGCCTGAAAGACATCCTGTTCTACGCTGAGCAGATCGTTGAGGCTGCGCTTACTCAGGCGATACTCATCGGCGTAGACATTGCGGGTATGGTCGGCGCTGGCGAGCTGTACTTCCCCGGCCGCCTGTCGCTGCTGTGCGCCGATCATGTCAGCATAGGCCGTCGAGGCGTTCTGATTGATGGCGAGCTTGGCCTGCTGAACCGCGGCCTGAGCCGCCTCACGATCCCCCTCGGCTGACTGGGTTCTGGCATTGACCAGGCCGCCCTGATAAAGCGGGGCTTCCACCTGAAGCTGCACTTCATCGTCCCAGTAGGATTGGCGATCGTTTTCATAACGGGTTCGCCCCGCCTGCACTTTGATGGTCGGCCAGTGGCCCGATTCGGCCTGACGCACCCGCTCACGGGCCGCCTCCTGCTTCGCCTGGGCGCTGCGCACCGCCGCGCTGCTTTCGTAGGCGATCCGGTCGAGGGTGATCTGCTGTTTCAGCAGCGCCTGAGGCAGTTCAGGCAGCGTGGCGGGGACGACGCCGGTCAGCACGGTCAGCTGCGCGGTAGCGGAACGAAGCTGCGCGCGATACTGCTCCACCGTTGCCTGCATAGCGGCGATGCGGGTTTCCGCCTGCAGCACATCTGACTGCGAATTGAGCCCGGCATCAGCGCGCAGTTTTGCAATATCGCGTACCCGCTGCAGCGAGGCGATATTGGTGCGCGCCGTGTCGGCCAGCGCCTGATAGCGTTTGACTTCGAGGTAGGCCTGCAGGGTATCTTCTGCCACGGTCGTCATTGAGTCGAACAACCCATAGCGATAGGCATCCGACAGCGCATGCTGCTCATCGATGGCACTGCCGGTGCGACCAAAGTCATAGAGAAGCTGGCTGAGCGTGATCCCGCCCGAACCGTTGTTGTTCAGGCTGCCAGCGGAGTCGGTCTGATGAGAGCGCCCCGCCGCGCCCTGCAGGGAAATCTGCGGATACCAGGCACTGCGGGCAGCATCCAGATCGCCCTGCCCCACATGGATCTGTGCCGCCGCTTCCGAGATTTTCGGATTGCGGGCGAAGGCACGGAGAATGGCGTCACGCAGCGTTAAGCTGGCAACCTGCTCTTCGCTGGGGGCGGCACGCCAGTTAAATTCGGCTTTAGGTAAGGGTGCGGCCAGTGCCGCAGGAGTGACAACACCACTCAGGGCGTAGAGCAAAAAAGTTAATCGCGCTTTGTTCATTATCCATACCAACAGGGGTTCTTATCATCATGGTGTTTTTCCCGGTGAACAAAGCGTGCAAAAGGGGTGCTGCTCAGAAGCTGATGGTACTTTTTCAATATTTTATTTATGGGTCGCAAGTCAGACGCTCCACGACCTTTAACATTATTAGATCATTTCACGCGCAGATTCCTGCTAAAAACAGATGAAATCTTTGATATTTCTGCCGGATGGCTGAAATATAGCCACCTGCCAGCCTCACATGCCGCCAGGCTGAGTGAACAGTACGGCGCAGCAGGCAGTGATTTTATTAATGTATTCGCGTTTGATCCCGGGCGTGCCGCAGACGGCGTCAGCCGCTGTTTAAGCGGGTCTGTAGTGATCGCGTGACGCCGTTCTGAATCAGCCACCTGAAACAGGCAACAGCACCCTCTGTCACGCTTCCGGAACCGTCTGACCTGTCAGCGCGGGCCGCTGATACAGAGCGCCGGAACGGGCCCCCTGGTGCGATGCCGTTTGCTGCGCTTACCCTAAACTTTCAGGCTGTTGATGGATAGTGGCGATAGTCTGGAAAGTGCCGGGATGAAGACACGCAAAAAAGCGGGTGCTTTCGCACCCGCTTCGTCCCTTACTCTGTCAGCGTTCGGGGTCGTTACACGACGTGAACCTGCAGATTCTGCTGCACCAGCACATCCCCCAGCGTGTTATCGCTGCTCAGTGCCGAGTTGTGGTAGATCTCAAAGACTCTGCCCTCCACCGTGCGCTCGCCGCTGACTTCCCAGATCCCGCCGTTGCTGTTCGCCAGCGTCACCTGGCTGCCATCCGCCCCTTTGATCAGCAGATCGTCACTCTGTTTATCCGTGATGTTGAGTGCCTCATTGAGATCGAGCTTCACGGCGTTGGTGCCGGTTCTGCCCAGGTCGAGTACCTCAATGTGTTCGACCTTCAGGCCCAGCGCGGTGAGATCCAGCGTGAGATTCTCACCGTTAAGCACCAGGGTATCGGTGCCTGCACCGCCGTCGATGTGGGTAAAGTTAAGGTCGCTGACCGTCACGATATCCGCACCGCTGCTGCCGACCACCGAGGCGCCTTCTGCCGTGCTGCCATCTGCCAGCGTGATCACCACGCCGCCGATGGTGTAGCCCACCTCCTCTGCCGGGGCCGGGTCTGCGGCCACTGCCGCCACGGTCTCACTGACCGGAGCGGTTTCGCTGCTGCTGACCGGCGTCACGCTATCCGCCTCCGTGACCAGCGTGGAGGCTACCGCCACCGTGGCGCTGCTCTCCTCGCCGCTGGTGCTGGCCGTGTGCTGCGTCTCAGAGCCGACACTGGCGAGCGTGGCGCTGTCATCCACCACCGAGAACAGGGCAACCGACTCGGTTGCCGCCAGCGTCACCGGCAGCAGCGAGCCCAGGATCAGGGTGTTGGTGGTGGTGTAGCTGTTTCCGGCCGCATCGACAATCGAGACTTTGGCCAGGGTATTCAGCGACAGCAGCAGACCGCCAACCGACAGCAGCGACGGTGAGAAGTTAACGGCGTAACGTCCCAGCGCATCGGTCGTGGTCGTCAGCGTTGGTCCGTTACTGCCGTTGGAGAGCAGCAGCGTCACACTGACTTTCGAGCCCTGGGCCGCATTCAGCGAACCGCCCTGCACCACCAGGCCATAGAGCGCAGAACCGACCAGGCTGAGCACCGGATCGACCCCGACCAGCGGCTGGTTATGCGACAGCGCGGTAAAGGTGCTGTTGCTGGTCGCGGTGTTGCCACCGATATCCGCCACCGTCACGGTCAGCGGATGACTGCCGTCCGCGATCCCTTTCAGCGTCGCTGACGGCACGGTGACGCTCCATGTGCCATCCGCCCCGACCGTGGTGGTGAGAACCGCACCCGCCACGTTAACCGTGACCCTGCCGCCCACCGCGTTGGTGCTGCTTCCCCGGATGATTTCACCGCTGTTTGCTTCCGCGATGTTGAGGTAACCATCGCCGCCAAAGAAGCTGTTCACGCTCACCGTCGGCAGCGTGTGGCTCACCACCGCCAGCGACGACGACACTGTACCGGTGCTGCCTGCGCCGTTGACCACGCTGGCGGTCACGGTCTGCAGGCCATCCGCGATGGCGGCGAGGTTAGCCGCCGGCACGGAGAGGCTCCAGTTGCCGTTGCTGCTGACCGTGGTGCTGTAGGTCTGGCCGCCCAGCGTCACCCGCACCACCGATCCCTCGGCGTTGCTGGCGGTGCCGCTGATGGTCTGGGCCGTTTTCACATCCACGGCGCTCAGGGCACTGTCGCCAAACAGTGAGGTAATGGCGACCACCGGCGTCGACTGACTGATGACGCTGAGTGTACCGCTGCTGTTGACCACGTTGCCGTAGGCGTCCGTACCGGTCACCGTGACGGTCTTCGTGCCATCGGTGATCGCCGTCAGATCCGCCTTCGGTACGCTGATGCTCCAGTTTCCGCCGCTGACCACTTTGGTGGTGTAGGTCAGGCCATTCAGCGTGGCGCTGACCACAGAGCCTGCAGAGAGGCTGGAGGTGCCGCTCAGCGTCTGGTTAGAGGCCAGATCCGCCGCGCTCAGCACGCCATCGCCAAACACCGTATTGACGGAGAGCGTGGGCTGAACCAGCCCCAGCGA is part of the Pantoea sp. Ep11b genome and harbors:
- a CDS encoding HlyD family efflux transporter periplasmic adaptor subunit, which codes for MSLVIVDKDLARHERRTSAIIWLCTAALAVFLIWAHFAILDEVTVGSGKVTPSSRAQVIDSLDGGIVKQLNVHEGDIVEKGQVLATLDPTRFQSNFGEAQAKVRTLRASSERLEAELAGTPLTFSAETLKEPQLVQRERQLYESRRRNLTETISNLQQSLRLVQDELRLTEPLVAKGAAGQVEVIRLRRQVSDLRGKIDEARNDYLVRAHEEQVKNNAELDAQLQVAAGKEDQLTRATLYSPVRGIVKDIQVTTVGGVLEPGGKLMEIVPLEDQLLIETRINPRDIAFIRPGLAAIVKVTAYDSSIYGDLPGEVETVSPDTLQDEVKRDQYYYRVYVRTQKAELTNRAGRKFPIVPGMVANVEIKTGQKSVMDYLIKPLNKVKESLRER
- a CDS encoding type I secretion system permease/ATPase → MSMNTDNWIAAMLRVAARFGKPAEGKTLRQQMRWFEHLPVAQQLERLSGLLGLHLTMVPQDSLRWRQEITPVVLVLENASVAVLEEIDADESARYWLSEGGDVVRESPLSELLARARGDVGVVGVAARGRDARIDEFIQPYEPHWFWKNFRGMGRRITEISLASVVSNVLALAGILFSMQVYDRVIPAQSESTLWVLFVGVLIAAAIEYLIRLMRTQVSDLMGKRIDLKVSSMLFARAMSIRNEARPKSTGSFISQLREIDQVRELLTSTTVGAAADLPFVILFLFIMSFVGGWLVLIPLAAIPLIVIPGLLVQIPMARLAKEGLREGALRNAVLVETIEGIEDIKALQAEPYFQRQWEQTHEVSASISNQQRLWGARLTGWASTVQQLTYAGMLVFGVYLVLDSQITTGTLVACSLLSSRTIAPLMQLTMVFSRWQHAKMAMKGLDELLKKPLDQPDTATLAHCPTLTGQYDLRNVHYSYDEENEKNVLNVQQLQIKPGEKIAILGKVGAGKSTLLKILAGQALATQGKVIVDGVDIERIDPIDLRRQLGWLSHDSRLFFGTLRQNLMLGNPHASEQEMLQALRISGALSLIQQDAASLDRIINEGGRGLSGGQRQMVMLSRMILRQPQVVLLDEPTAAMDEQLEEHVIRQLQGWISGRTLLLVTHRPALLKMVDRIVVMDNGRIVADGPRDEILRRATVPATSPSTNKGEGV
- a CDS encoding response regulator — protein: MIYMILAIALGLFVFGSYKAIEQRRHRHMAPSRPRH
- the apbE gene encoding FAD:protein FMN transferase ApbE, translated to MMRYKINLLFVPLLALMLTGCDKPAATSALVLEGKTMGTVWRVSLAGVDSERKAELQQRIQQRLDADDAELSTWKPDSVLSRFNQSRDLSPQPVSENMADIVTTSLRIGRKTGGAMDITVGPLVNLWGFGPTKQPLHTPDAAQIAAARAETGLQHLRVLQGANGQWLQKDLPGLYVDLSTVGEGFATDHLARLMEQLGINNYLVSVGGAVLSRGLNAQQQPWRVAIQKPTDQENAVQARVDLQGHGISTSGSYRNYYELDGHRISHVIDPVTGRPIEHKLVSATVIATTALEADGWDTGLMVLGTEKAKALATQQHLAVYLISKQGDKFVSWMSPQFAAFLIPAESGEN
- a CDS encoding TolC family outer membrane protein; this translates as MNKARLTFLLYALSGVVTPAALAAPLPKAEFNWRAAPSEEQVASLTLRDAILRAFARNPKISEAAAQIHVGQGDLDAARSAWYPQISLQGAAGRSHQTDSAGSLNNNGSGGITLSQLLYDFGRTGSAIDEQHALSDAYRYGLFDSMTTVAEDTLQAYLEVKRYQALADTARTNIASLQRVRDIAKLRADAGLNSQSDVLQAETRIAAMQATVEQYRAQLRSATAQLTVLTGVVPATLPELPQALLKQQITLDRIAYESSAAVRSAQAKQEAARERVRQAESGHWPTIKVQAGRTRYENDRQSYWDDEVQLQVEAPLYQGGLVNARTQSAEGDREAAQAAVQQAKLAINQNASTAYADMIGAQQRQAAGEVQLASADHTRNVYADEYRLSKRSLNDLLSVEQDVFQADSSRITALYDGWDATVRYAAAVDNLLDIMGIDRQQSSGDLLPSLQ
- the ompC gene encoding porin OmpC, giving the protein MKRRVLSLMIPVLLVAAGSANAAEIYNKDGNKLDLFGKVDGLHYFSDNSSADGDQSYVRFGFKGETEVSDQLTGYGQWEYQAALNNSEDEGTANSFTRVGFAGVKFGDAGSFDYGRNYGVAYDIGAWTDVLPEFGGDTYGADNFMYQRGNGMATYRNNNFFGLVDGWNFAVQYQGKNGNSSESPNGRDVLGQNGDGWGLSTTYDLGSGFGIGAATFQSDRTNDQNSATSGILGRGDKAQVYTGGLKYDANNVYLAAMYSRSLNATRFGDSSNSSAFGYADKADNWEVVAQYQFDFGLRPSLAYVTQRGTDVQNWGKQNLKKYIDVGATYYFNKNMSTYVDYQINLLDDNAFTDAAGINTDDVVALGLVYQF